In the Populus trichocarpa isolate Nisqually-1 chromosome 1, P.trichocarpa_v4.1, whole genome shotgun sequence genome, one interval contains:
- the LOC7478540 gene encoding uncharacterized protein LOC7478540: protein MGVKVATTTCFQWPQPIIHHSPSSSQALASAIASPSSKRQRGFDGAGGGMLVCRYVQRLGRRALFGSPFTTKLQRARSCESQKPRGQTTIRASSASLDAFSDEEFSKKIQDLARRFRLSDDDDDSGDAVDSESEILSDSGDNLGSNNDGGIYNNCSSDDSSNLVQDKRQFPLDSSVKPQWPEIRQEPPDWSGRDDIIPASIERKANSVDIPLSLRMIKRKMQWQEGFREAGESAYCSVKAAFSSMVFIIRELHSHSLQMREFLFTEDLQGILARVQQEMHASFVWLFQQVFSHTPTLMVYVMILLANFTVHSMANNTAIAAPPNTGSYAATTESVSVVENLDQKNQKFYSSSVKTFSVPSSSGKTTSIGGNNGGGGKVRPVASGTEGDGWFDQSSQFRTIVPDGASQLSSLGTSREAESVSEQVSGAEELSLWNSIVDEASKMQSSLRDVSLDHETTHRFVSPISAKIEADDYEDYFRTDLLYQTGLSQDPNNPLLLANYAQFLYIVAHDYDRAEDYFKRAIGVEPPDGEAYSKYASFLWHVKRDLWAAEETFLEAISADPTNSYYAANYAHFLWNTGGEDTCFPLGSPDNGREV from the exons CAGCGTGGTTTCGATGGAGCTGGAGGTGGAATGCTCGTATGTAGATACGTACAGAGACTAGGCCGACGGGCTCTGTTTGGAAGTCCATTCACAACAAAGTTACAGAGGGCTCGTTCTTGCGAGTCTCAGAAACCAAGAGGTCAGACTACAATAAGAGCTAGCAGTGCTAGCTTGGATGCCTTTTCTGACGAAgaattttccaagaaaatacAAGATTTGGCTCGCAGATTCCGGCTTTCTGACGATGATGACGATAGCGGTGACGCAGTGGATTCGGAATCAGAGATTCTTTCTGATTCTGGAGACAACCTTGGCAGTAATAATGACGGGGGCATTTATAATAACTGTAGCAGTGATGATTCTTCAAATTTAGTGCAGGATAAAAGGCAGTTTCCTTTGGATTCGTCAGTGAAGCCTCAATGGCCAGAAATCCGGCAAGAGCCACCGGATTGGTCAGGGAGGGATGATATAATTCCAGCAAGTATCGAACGGAAGGCGAATAGTGTTGATATACCGCTTTCGCTTCGAATGATAAAGAGAAAGATGCAATGGCAAGAAGGGTTTAGAGAAGCAGGGGAATCTGCTTATTGTTCAGTGAAGGCGGCGTTTTCTTCTATGGTGTTCATAATTCGAGAACTTCATAGTCATAGTTTGCAAATGAGAGAGTTTCTATTCACTGAAGATTTACAAGGGATTCTTGCTCGTGTACAGCAAGAAATGCATGCTTCTTTCGTTTGGTTGTTTCAGCAGGTGTTTTCGCATACACCTACTCTTATGGTGTATGTGATGATTCTCCTTGCAAACTTTACTGTACATTCCATGGCCAATAACACTGCAATTGCAGCTCCACCGAATACAGGGTCTTACGCAGCTACAACAGAAAGTGTATCTGTTGTTGAAAATCTAGACCAGAAGAATCAGAAGTTTTATTCTTCATCAGTGAAGACGTTTTCGGTACCATCTTCAAGTGGTAAAACAACTTCAATTGGGGGCAATAATGGCGGTGGTGGAAAGGTCCGGCCAGTCGCCAGTGGCACTGAAGGCGATGGATGGTTCGACCAGTCGAGCCAATTTAGAACAATAGTCCCTGATGGGGCTTCTCAGCTGTCATCTTTAGGGACATCAAGAGAGGCAGAGTCGGTATCAGAGCAAGTGAGTGGAGCAGAGGAGTTGAGTCTATGGAATTCAATTGTAGATGAAGCTTCAAAAATGCAGTCTTCATTGAGAGATGTATCTCTTGATCATGAGACCACACATAGATTTGTTTCGCCTATTAGTGCGAAGATTGAGGCAGATGATTATGAAGATTATTTTAGAACAGATTTACTATATCAAACTGGATTGTCTCAAGACCCTAACAATCCTCTCCTCCTTGCCAATTATGCTCAATTCCTCTACATAGTTGCCCACGATTACGACAG AGCAGAGGATTACTTCAAGAGAGCAATAGGGGTGGAGCCAccagatggagaggcatatagCAAGTATGCAAGCTTTCTATGGCATGTGAAAAGGGACCTGTGGGCAGCCGAGGAGACTTTCTTGGAAGCCATTTCTGCTGACCCTACAAACTCTTATTATGCTGCTAATTATGCTCATTTTCTCTGGAATACTGGTGGGGAGGACACGTGTTTCCCTCTTGGCTCCCCAGATAATGGCCGAGAGGTCTAA